The following coding sequences lie in one Saimiri boliviensis isolate mSaiBol1 chromosome 6, mSaiBol1.pri, whole genome shotgun sequence genomic window:
- the LOC101049434 gene encoding olfactory receptor 51A7-like: protein MHISNSSEIEISTFFLIGIPGLERAHVWISVPICLMYLVAIVGNCTILFVIRTEPSLHAPMYYFLSMLAVSDLGLSLSSLPTMLRIFVFNATGISPNACFAQEFFIHGFTDMESSVLLVMSLDRFLAIRNPLRYSSILTSARVAKMGLAFLIKSMVLVLPFPFTLERLTYCRKSLLSHSYCFHQDVMKLACSDNTVNFFYGFFVALCMMSDSVFIAVSYVFILKTVMGIGSHRERLKALNTCVSHICAVLIFYVPIIALASMHRFGKHKSPVAMILIADVFLLVPPLMNPIVYCVKTRQIREKVLGKLGLQQWCR, encoded by the coding sequence ATGCACATTTCCAATTCTTCTGAAATTGAGATTTCCACCTTCTTTCTGATTGGAATACCAGGGCTGGAGCGTGCTCATGTATGGATCTCTGTCCCCATCTGCCTCATGTACTTGGTAGCCATCGTAGGCAATTGCACAATCCTCTTTGTGATCAGAACTGAGCCCTCACTCCATGCGCCTATGTACTATTTCCTTTCCATGTTGGCTGTCTCTGACCTGGGCTTGTCCCTCTCCTCTCTACCCACTATGCTGAGGATCTTTGTATTCAATGCCACGGGAATCTCCCCAAATGCTTGCTTTGCTCAAGAATTCTTTATTCATGGATTCACAGATATGGAGTCCTCAGTGCTTCTGGTCATGTCTTTGGACCGCTTTTTGGCCATACGCAACCCTCTGAGATACAGCTCTATCCTCACCAGTGCCAGAGTTGCCAAAATGGGGCTGGCGTTTCTCATTAAAAGCATGGTCTTAGTACTTCCATTTCCTTTTACTCTTGAGAGGTTGACATATTGTAGGAAAAGCCTACTTTCTCATTCCTATTGTTTCCATCAGGATGTCATGAAGCTGGCCTGCTCTGACAACACAGTCAACTTCTTCTATGGTTTCTTTGTTGCCCTCTGTATGATGTCAGACAGTGTGTTCATTGCTGTGTCTTATGTTTTCATCCTGAAGACTGTCATGGGAATTGGATCCCACAGGGAGCGGCTCAAGGCCCTCAACACCTGTGTCTCCCATATCTGTGCTGTGCTCATCTTCTATGTGCCCATCATTGCTTTGGCATCCATGCACCGCTTTGGCAAGCACAAGTCCCCAGTGGCCATGATCCTCATTGCTGACGTTTTCTTGCTAGTGCCACCTCTTATGAACCCCATTGTATATTGTGTGAAGACACGGCAAATTCGTGAAaaggttttgggaaaactgggtcTACAACAATGGTGTAGGTAA
- the OR51A7 gene encoding olfactory receptor 51A7, with protein sequence MSDLNNTEVKFFLLIGIPGLEHAHIWFSIPICLMYLVAIMGNCTILFIIKAEPSLHEPMYYFLAMLAVSDIGLSLSSLPTMLRIFLFNAVRISPNACFAQEFFIHGFSVMESSVLLIMSLDRFLAIRNPLRYSSILTSNRVAKMGLILAIRSILLVLPFPITLRRLKYCQKNLLSHSYCLHQDTMKLACSDNKINVIYGFFIALCTMLDLALILLSYVLILKTVLSIVSLAERLKALNTCVSHICAVLTFYVPIITLAAMHRFAKHKSPFAVILIADMFLLVPPLMNPIVYCVKTRQIWEKILGKLLHICEK encoded by the coding sequence ATGTCTGATCTCAATAACACCGAAGTCAAGTTTTTCCTTCTGATTGGGATCCCAGGACTGGAACATGCTCACATTTGGTTCTCCATCCCCATTTGCCTCATGTACCTGGTTGCCATCATGGGCAACTGCACCATTCTCTTTATCATAAAGGCAGAGCCCTCACTTCATGAGCCCATGTATTATTTCCTTGCCATGTTGGCTGTCTCTGACATAGGCctgtccctctcctcccttcctacCATGCTGAGGATCTTCTTGTTCAATGCCGTGAGAATTTCACCAAATGCCTGCTTTGCTCAAGAATTCTTCATTCATGGATTCTCTGTCATGGAATCCTCAGTACTTCTAATTATGTCTTTGGACCGCTTTCTTGCTATTCGCAATCCCTTAAGATATAGCTCTATCCTCACTAGCAACAGGGTTGCTAAAATGGGACTTATTTTAGCCATTAGGAGCATTCTCTTAGTGCTTCCATTTCCCATCACCCTAAGGAGATTAAAATACTGTCAAAAGAATCTTCTTTCTCACTCATACTGTCTTCATCAGGATACCATGAAGCTGGCCTGCTCTGACAACAAGATCAATGTCATCTATGGCTTCTTCATTGCTCTCTGTACTATGCTGGACTTGGCATTGATTCTTTTGTCTTATGTGCTGATCTTGAAGACTGTACTCAGCATTGTATCTTTGGCAGAGAGGCTTAAGGCCCTAAATACCTGTGTCTCCCACATCTGTGCTGTGCTCACCTTCTATGTGCCCATCATCACCCTGGCTGCCATGCACCGCTTTGCCAAGCACAAAAGTCCTTTTGCTGTGATCCTTATTGCGGATATGTTCTTGTTGGTGCCACCCCTTATGAACCCCATTGTGTACTGTGTAAAGACTCGACAAATCTGGGAGAAGATCTTGGGGAAGTTGCTTCACATATGTGAGAAATAA
- the OR51G2 gene encoding olfactory receptor 51G2 produces the protein MHIWISIPLCFMYLVSILGNCTILFIIKTERSLHEPMYLFLSMLALIDLGLSLCTLPTVLGIFWVGAREISHDACFAQLFFIHCLSFLESSVLLSMAFDRFVAICRPLHYASILTNTVIGRIGLVSLGRSIALIFPLPFMLKRFSYCGSPVLSHSFCLHQEVMKLACADIKANSIYGMFVIVSTVGIDSLLILFSYALILRTVLSITSRAERLKTFNTCASHICAVLLFYAPMIGLSVIHRFGKQVPHLVQVVMGFMYLLFPPVMNPIVYGVKTKQIRDRVTHAFCNCV, from the coding sequence ATGCACATCTGGATCTCCATCCCCCTGTGCTTCATGTACCTGgtctccatcctgggcaactgCACAattctttttatcattaaaaCAGAGCGCTCACTCCATGAGCCTATGTATCTCTTCCTGTCCATGCTGGCTCTGATTGACCTGGGTCTGTCCCTTTGCACTCTGCCTACAGTCCTGGGCATCTTTTGGGTTGGGGCACGAGAAATCAGCCATGATGCCTGTTTTGCTCAGCTCTTCTTCATTCACTGCTTGTCCTTCCTCGAGTCTTCTGTGCTATTGTCTATGGCCTTTGACCGCTTTGTGGCTATCTGCCGCCCCTTGCACTATGCTTCCATTCTCACCAACACAGTCATTGGCAGGATTGGCCTGGTCTCTCTGGGTCGTAGCATAGCACTTATTTTTCCGTTGCCTTTTATGCTCAAAAGATTCTCCTATTGTGGCTCCCCAGTTCTCTCACATTCTTTCTGTCTCCACCAAGAAGTGATGAAATTGGCCTGTGCTGACATCAAGGCCAACAGCATCTACGGCATGTTTGTCATTGTCTCCACAGTGGGTATAGACTCTCTGCTTATCCTCTTCTCTTATGCCCTGATCCTGCGCACCGTGCTTTCCATCACCTCCAGGGCTGAGAGACTCAAGACTTTTAACACCTGTGCCTCCCACATCTGTGCTGTGCTGCTCTTCTACGCTCCCATGATTGGCCTCTCTGTCATCCATCGTTTTGGAAAGCAGGTACCCCACCTGGTCCAGGTGGTCATGGGTTTCATGTATCTTCTCTTCCCTCCTGTGATGAATCCCATTGTCTACGGTGTGAAGACCAAACAGATCCGGGATCGAGTGACCCATGCCTTTTGTAACTGTGTCTAG